Within the Setaria viridis chromosome 3, Setaria_viridis_v4.0, whole genome shotgun sequence genome, the region GGGGTCGACGAAGTCAGGAGGTTGCTAGCAGTAGACCGTCTCCGCTAGGTCTCCGTGAAGAAAGGCATTCTTCACGTCCAGCTAGTGGATCGGCTAGGCGCGAGAGGTGGTGATGCTAAGGACGGTCTGTATCATCACTGGTTTGACGATTGGACTGAAGGTCTCGTTGTAGTCGATGCCACGAACCACTCAGCATGGAACTTATGccggaagatccacttgcccgaCACGACATTGGCACTGGGCGGCCGTGGGACTAGTCGCTAGGTGTCGTTGTCGATGAGGACCTAGAACTCATCAACCATGGCGGCACGCCAGTTAGCGTCATCTAGGACACTGCAATAGTTCGCCGGAATCAGAGAGGGCGGAGAAGAAGTCGAGGTTGTCATGCCGTAGTAATGGCGCCATTGTATTGCCCTAGTCACAGACTGAGTGACATGATGCGGAGGGGCAGGTGGCGATGAGGAGAGCGTGGGCGCCGCGGGCGCGAAGGAAGGACTAtgggcgctcgcccgaccggTCGAAGCACTCACCGGTGCAGTCGGGGTGTTCGCCGAAGCGATCGGGGCGTGTGCCCGACCGAGCAGGGCGCTTACTAGTGCGATCAGGGCGCTCGCCCGACTGAACGGGACGCTCATCGGTGCGGTCGGCGCGTCCGGCCGACCGATCGAAGCACTCCCTGGTGCGGTTGGGGCGTTCGCCCGACCGATTGGAGCGCTCGCCGGTGCGGTCAGGGCCGCACCCGTGTGGGGCACGTTCGCGGTCGGAGCAGGTTGGAGCACGATGGAGAGCGACGACCCACCTGCAGATGGAGCGGGGGACACGATTGGCCCATGGAACAGGATGACGAAGTCATTGTTGGTGAGTTCTTGCAAAACAACTGGTGAGGGACGCGGCTGCTGTACTTGGCGATGAAGGAGTCGTCCTGCGTCATGGAGTGGAAATCGTGGCTAAGGAAGATCACCCGGGATTGCTTGTTGGCGCAAAAGAGACCCTCAATGGCGAGCTAAAGATCCTGGGCGGTCTGATCGTCGTTGGTCATGGCGAGGCTGAGAACGGAGTTGTCGACAGAGCCGAAGAACCAGGAGCAGACgcagcaatccgcttgatcccagtTGGGGTCCTAGGGTCGGGGCACCACCGTGCCatcgatgtgcgacttgaggctgaacttgccgcacatggacttgaagaaggacgccCACCGAGAGTAGGTGTTGGACTTCATCGTCAGCATCACGGGGATGTGAGACTtgacggagacggtggcgtaGGGGTGGATGGCAGGCGGCGGTGTTGGGTATATAATAAAGCCACCGCCGCTGTTGCTTGGCGCGTCGCCGGTAGGAGGAGCTTGGGGCGCACCGCCTAAGGAGCCGCCAGTGGCAGGTGGCGGCACAGATGCACCGCCGTTGACAGCAGGGGGCGGTCCAGGAGGTGGCACAGGATTAGCAGTCGGAGCGGTGGTGTCGCCGGACTCAAAGGAGTCGGTAGAGGACATGGTGCACGACCGGGGTGGGGAGCCGGTCGGGGAGGGGGGCCGGTCGAGGAGTCCGTAGGGAAGGTGCAACggagggtgggtggcggcggcgtagcaGGGGGGATGCTGCCTAGGGTTGCGTGGAGCAGAGGGAAGCCGCAAGAAGAGGAGGCCTACGATCttaatctcgtgataccatgtagagaagtagatggaaaacaccacacacgctaatgagggggtgacctctatatatatggtcaATATGACTTGAAGTACAAaaaatacatcaagtgtacaaagaaaagataaatacattttaaaatacacatatactttcTAATAGTGACATACTGTCATTGATTCATTGCTGTTTCTCGTATCTAAACGCTGCATGTCTAGCACATAAACCACCGAGCCGATTCACCAGTCAGGCAGTCACCACCGACGAACTCCATCATCGGTCCAACGACGCGGCGAGCGCCCGCGAGCCTGCTGTGCCCCTGGACCTGGAGTCCTTCGCTCGTCGTCGCCACTCAAGGCTGGTGCCCCGTGGgtggccccggcgccccgcgaAGTAATCCCTCCACGGATCTCACCGAAGCAGACTAAATGAAAACTCTCTATGGACTCTCAAACCTAACTCAAATAAAAGTGTGTCtctccccctcaaaaaaaataaataaaagtgtGTCTCTGTTGGAAAGAGATGTCATAGTTGTTCTTTGTGAGCtatttaaagaaaaaaatcagATAAGAGCAAGGTGTCTTGTTAACTTGTACTCCCTCCAGCCAGATATACATGATGTTTCAGGCACCTAATTTCACTTGCAGTTTAATTTTGCTGTCTGAAACGTCATCTAAAGTGACTGGAGGTAGCATGTCACAGTATTACTGGAAAGAACTACAAAAACATATCTGTATTGGAAAGAGATGCCATTGCTGTTCTTTAGTAGCCACATATAGAGAGTTTGTTTTTGACCTGTAATGCCAGATCGATGAGAGCCCTGCATGCAGAAACTACATATGTACTACATTGCTGTAGTACATGAAGAAAACTAAAGCAATTTTCATTCATTAACTTCTTCGAAAAGATAATGCCTGGTGAAGTTGTTATTATAAAATCTTTTCCTTGTAGTAGTTGTTGGTTGCTGTCTACAAGTCAAAGTTCAAAGTTGTCCTCATATAAAACTATTCAGTGATGCATGCAATTAACAGCTAACCACTAGTTAAATAATGTTGAACATTTTTCTAATTCTGTCTTTTCTTTGAGCATGCTATATATTCGGCTAAATACAAACGCTGACCTTCATTTCTCCTAAACGAATCAAGGCAAAGCCACTATGGAGGTAGCTATATCTGCCATTTCAGGAGAAATACTTAGCCGATTCATCTCCTTCCTAATCAAGAAACACACAGACCAGGTATGCCTTGAAGATCAGCTAGAAAGGCTTCAGCATCTACTTCTCAGAGTACATACCGTTGTAGAAGAGTCTGAGGGGCGATACATCACAAATTCCCGGATGCTGGTTAAGCTCGGGATGCTTGTCGACGCCATGTACCAAGGTTACCATGTTCTTGATACCTTCAGGTACAAGCCCCATGAGGAGATCCCGCTCCAACAGCAGGTCAGAGATTCCTGTGATACCTCTTGTACAGATCGTTCTAAGCGCATACGTGCAGTTTCTAACTCCATGAGGATTAGCACATCTGCCAATCATGAGCTGCAAGCTGCACTACGAAATTTGGAATCAGTTGTTGCAAATATGACAGAGTTTGTTATACTTTTGGGTGGATGCAAGCAGATGCCTAAAAGACCCTATGATACATATCTCTATACTGATAACTTCATGTTCAGTCGTCTTGTCGAGAAGCAGCATATTATTAATGTCCTTTTGGAAGATAATTCTCCTCATGGTTCTCTAGTTGTGCTCCCAATCATTGGGGGTTATAGAGTTGGGAAGAAAAGCCTAGTTGGGTATGCTTGCAACGATAATATGGTCCGCTCTTACTTCTCCTCAGTTTTGCACTTGAACAGTgataatttttggaaagtaaGCCATGAAACATTCAACCCTGGAAGGATCTTAGTTCTTATTGAGTTTATTTCAGATGTGGATGACAATGAATGGTTTAGGTTTTACTCAGCTGCATCACGTACGGGCACAGGGAGTAAAGTGGTCATCATAAGTAGGTTCCAGGAGATAGCAAGGTTTGGAACGGTGAAGCCAATTTGCCTCAGAAGCCTGTCCCAAGCAGAGTTTCTTTACCTCTTCAAGGTGCTTGCATTTGGAAGTACAGATCCGGAAAACCACCCGCAACTTGCATCAATAGGGATGAAGATAGCCCTGCTGCTGAAAGGGTTACTCGTTGTAGGTAATACGCTTGCTGACTTGCTTCGGAAGAATCAAAATGTTCAGTTTTGGTTCGATATGCTCAAAAGGTTAAGGAATTCAATAGAGCGTAATTTCTCGAATTTTGGTGAGCATCCAAAACAACTTCTCGAGAGGGACCATCAGACTGACATAACAATGCTTATTTCACCTTCTTCATCTCCACTCCATGTCATGCCATCCCATGATGAAAGTAACTATGGCAGAAATGAACTATCCAAAATGAAGTTTGGGGACCTGATTGAAGGTTCAACAACTATTCCACAGGAGGAGGAGTTTCAGATGATTGTATGGGAATCAAGAATACCACCCTTTACTAAGTTCGTCACAAATTGTATTCAAGACAAGCATCCTTGCACTTCCTCGTACAACAAAAGGCGGCGAAAGTTGTATCCAATGACATCGAGCTATTTGTGTTGATGTACATGGTAATCATCTGGTTGCTGTGGTATATGATTACTTACCATAAGTGTAGTATGGACCGTATACAAATAGACTACTGCAAAAGCAATCGTACTGGATGTCTTGTTTGTCATGGATGGTGTAGCTGTTTTATAGGGCCCACAATTTCTCATTCTCAGCGAATACAactaaatgttttttttatatggtaggTTGTATAAGATTTCATTTGACATGTTACAACTCAAAATGGATGAAATTAGTAcactttttattttaatttggaTGAACCCTTGCCATGATCACGGATGTGTACAATTTGTCTTCTATCAACATTGTCAGCATGGGCCGTTTTGTTTAGCATCAATGAATATTTGCATGCAAAAAGTGGCAAttttattgggatgttatcggAACACGATATCGTCAGACCACACTAGTTCACTACTGTCAATAGCGAGTGACTACTCGAAGTCTAATCATGTAAACTTCTTGAATTGTCCGCTAGCATCCTACGGCAACAAGCTTCCATGTgctccacccccacccccacctctTCACTTGTGCGCCTGGGCCTCGGCCCAATAAGAGCACGGCCTCTTTCTCCAGAAAGCTGCTCATTTTTTGCGCGAAGACTTGCGTTTTTGGCGCGACGGCTCGCATTTTTTTAGCGTGAGGGCGAgccgtgacggcggcgatcgccTGGTCCTTTTGCACGTTCCCACCGATTGAGGAACAGGTGCGCACTCGTCGTCTCTTCATGTGTGCTTAGATTGTGGTGCCTTCCATTTGATCGAGCCGTGAATACCATGCAAGCACAATTTACCACaaaatcaatttttttcttatctAATTTGCTAGCActtgctccctccgttccaagtaatttcaactttttttggaaagtcaaaccattttatgtttgaccaaaattatccaaggtttatggcaccgaaaagatatactatgaaaatatatttaatgaagaaactaatgatacttatttggtatcatgaatgttagtactttattgtataaatttggtcaaatttgagacTCTCCAAGAAAactagaatgacttataatttgaaacggagggagcagtacTCAAGTCCCTGCCCCCGCGTCGCTCGTGTTGGGTGGCTCCCGTGTCCCTCATCTCCAACCCCTGCCAGTAGGGATGAAAACCTGTTCATCTGATAAAAATGGTGCATACACTTTAATGGATAGTTCATATGTGTACCGCATTTGAATCTGGATAAAAGTTGAATATCTAATATGTGAATAGGACAAATATCAATATTTAACTCATCTTGACACTATTCGTATACGAATTCGATTCAAGAAAAAATAACTATATGTATTTGTATCCGTACATATTTGTTTATAT harbors:
- the LOC117850420 gene encoding disease resistance protein RGA2 translates to MEVAISAISGEILSRFISFLIKKHTDQVCLEDQLERLQHLLLRVHTVVEESEGRYITNSRMLVKLGMLVDAMYQGYHVLDTFRYKPHEEIPLQQQVRDSCDTSCTDRSKRIRAVSNSMRISTSANHELQAALRNLESVVANMTEFVILLGGCKQMPKRPYDTYLYTDNFMFSRLVEKQHIINVLLEDNSPHGSLVVLPIIGGYRVGKKSLVGYACNDNMVRSYFSSVLHLNSDNFWKVSHETFNPGRILVLIEFISDVDDNEWFRFYSAASRTGTGSKVVIISRFQEIARFGTVKPICLRSLSQAEFLYLFKVLAFGSTDPENHPQLASIGMKIALLLKGLLVVGNTLADLLRKNQNVQFWFDMLKRLRNSIERNFSNFGEHPKQLLERDHQTDITMLISPSSSPLHVMPSHDESNYGRNELSKMKFGDLIEGSTTIPQEEEFQMIVWESRIPPFTKFVTNCIQDKHPCTSSYNKRRRKLYPMTSSYLC